One window of Dysidea avara chromosome 11, odDysAvar1.4, whole genome shotgun sequence genomic DNA carries:
- the LOC136239057 gene encoding copper chaperone for superoxide dismutase-like yields the protein MATSTSSPPVTKMEFAVQMTCQRCVEDIKRKLDGVPGIESSFVDMNNELVLITSTLPSATVTSLLKETGKLVVFRGYGGASDMGTTHHGAAVSALRGSDGIQGLVRMVQLSPEQCVIDGSMDGLVSGPHDVKVHVYGDITKGCNSCGDVYPGLPLKGKPAGDLGSFTVDENGRATFQMVSDSIKVKDVIGRSVVVHSAAVKGGAIMCGIIARSSGLFQNRKKVCTCEGTTIWEEAAKYSNKL from the exons ATGGCGACATCTACATCCTCCCCACCTGTAACTAAG ATGGAATTTGCCGTACAAATGACTTGTCAGCGATGTGTCGAGGACATAAAACGAAAATTGGACGGAGTGCCAG GTATTGAGTCAAGCTTTGTTGATATGAACAATGAACTAGTGTTGATCACCTCTACTCTACCATCAGCAACTGTCACTTCACTACTAAAAGAAACTGGCAAATTGGTGGTTTTTAGAGGCTATGGCGGAGCCAGTGATATGG GGACTACACATCATGGTGCTGCTGTGTCTGCTCTGCGTGGTAGCGATGGAATACAGGGATTAGTGAGGATGGTACAACTGTCGCCTGAACAGTGTGTAATTGATGGTTCCATGGATGGACTAGTTTCTGGACCACATGATGTGAAAGTGCATGTCTATGGTGACATAACCAAAGGCTGCAATAG TTGTGGTGATGTATATCCTGGTTTACCATTGAAAGGAAAG CCAGCTGGTGATTTAGGCAGTTTCACAGTTGATGAAAATGGGCGAGCTACATTTCAGATGGTTTCTGATAGCATTAAG GTAAAGGATGTCATCGGTAGATCAGTAGTGGTTCATTCAGCAGCTGTAAAGGGTGGAGCAATCATGTGTGGGATCATAGCACGTTCATCAGGACTGTTTCAGAACAGAAAAAAAGTATGTACTTGTGAAGGGACCACTATTTGGGAAGAAGCTGCAAAGTATagtaataaattataa